Proteins encoded in a region of the Sulfurimonas marina genome:
- the leuS gene encoding leucine--tRNA ligase → MEYNAKSIEQKWQNYWRENDSFEPSEDFTKEKKYILSMFPFPSGRLHMGHVRNYSISDAFARYHRQQGKNVLHPIGFDSFGMPAENAAIKNNANPKTWTYDNIDYMKNEFYSLGFSFSKKRELATSDELYTKFEQAFIIDMYEKGLLYREKGMLNWCPHDQTVLANEQVVDGCCWRCDTPIVKKDMNQYYFKITAYADELLADLKKLEGGWPKQVLTMQENWIGKSNGLAFDLFFDDESKAKLNGEFESFDVFTTRPDTIYGVSYTALAPEHKIVSYMIENKLLSDEKIAAIEEMINASNIDRQKEKAGLSLDLNVVHPLTGKKIPVWIANFVLMDYGSGAVMAVPAHDDRDYEFATKYGLEINAVIKPFEGELELDKKAYTEVGELFNSAEFDGLNSKESQAKIIEHFEAKNIGKKTTNYKLKDWGVSRQRYWGAPIPFIHCDDCGLVMEDKANLPVALPEDVEITGEGNPLEKHPTWKHCKCPKCGKDAVRETDTMDTFVESSWYFLRFCASELNWEKEAFSADQIKYWMGVDHYIGGIEHAILHLLYARFFTKVFRDLGYLEFDEPFDRLLTQGMVLKDGAKMSKSKGNTVDPDELIAKYGADTARLFILFAAPPTQELEWNDSGVEGAFRFIKRFYERSTNVVATDTIPSIDHASLSKEEKFARKKVYEALKRSEEVYNERYTFNTMIAGVMEAMNALNAQENSDVWTEAYWIFTSILEPVIPHTSWEISEKFFNLNNLNVQTVLEEVFVEDSITLGVSVNGKNRGEIEVAKDASKEDMLLAAKEVVAKWLEGKEIVKEIVVPNKLVNIVIKG, encoded by the coding sequence TTGGAATACAACGCTAAAAGTATTGAGCAAAAATGGCAAAACTATTGGAGAGAGAACGATAGTTTCGAGCCGAGTGAAGATTTCACAAAAGAGAAAAAATATATCCTTTCAATGTTCCCGTTCCCAAGTGGACGTTTACATATGGGACATGTAAGAAACTACTCTATTAGTGATGCTTTTGCACGTTATCACAGACAGCAAGGGAAAAACGTTCTTCACCCAATCGGATTTGACAGTTTTGGTATGCCTGCTGAAAATGCAGCTATCAAAAATAATGCAAACCCTAAAACTTGGACATACGACAATATCGATTACATGAAAAATGAGTTTTATTCACTCGGTTTTTCATTTTCTAAAAAACGTGAACTTGCAACTTCAGATGAACTTTATACGAAGTTTGAGCAAGCGTTCATTATCGATATGTATGAAAAAGGTCTTCTTTACCGTGAAAAAGGGATGCTAAACTGGTGTCCTCACGATCAAACTGTTCTTGCAAACGAGCAGGTAGTTGATGGATGTTGTTGGAGATGTGACACACCGATCGTAAAAAAAGATATGAATCAGTACTATTTTAAGATCACGGCATACGCTGATGAACTTTTAGCTGATCTTAAAAAGCTTGAGGGTGGCTGGCCGAAACAAGTTCTTACAATGCAGGAGAACTGGATAGGAAAATCTAACGGACTTGCGTTTGATCTATTCTTTGATGATGAATCAAAAGCTAAGTTAAACGGTGAATTTGAGAGCTTTGATGTTTTTACTACAAGACCTGATACTATTTACGGTGTAAGCTATACGGCACTGGCACCTGAGCATAAAATTGTTTCATATATGATCGAGAACAAACTTTTAAGCGATGAGAAAATTGCTGCGATCGAAGAGATGATCAATGCTTCAAACATAGACAGACAAAAAGAGAAAGCTGGTCTTTCACTTGATCTAAACGTTGTACATCCTCTAACTGGAAAGAAAATTCCTGTATGGATCGCAAACTTTGTTTTAATGGATTATGGTTCAGGTGCGGTTATGGCAGTACCAGCTCACGATGATCGTGACTATGAGTTTGCTACAAAATACGGCTTAGAGATTAATGCTGTTATTAAACCTTTTGAAGGCGAGTTAGAGTTAGATAAAAAAGCTTACACTGAAGTTGGTGAACTTTTTAACTCTGCAGAGTTTGACGGGTTGAATTCAAAAGAGTCTCAGGCAAAAATCATTGAGCATTTTGAAGCAAAAAATATCGGTAAAAAGACAACAAATTACAAGTTAAAAGACTGGGGTGTTTCACGTCAGAGATACTGGGGTGCACCTATTCCATTCATTCACTGTGACGATTGTGGTTTGGTGATGGAAGATAAAGCTAACCTTCCTGTTGCACTTCCTGAAGATGTTGAGATCACGGGTGAGGGTAACCCACTAGAGAAGCATCCGACGTGGAAACATTGTAAATGTCCAAAATGTGGAAAAGATGCAGTTCGTGAAACAGATACAATGGATACTTTCGTTGAGTCTAGCTGGTATTTCTTACGTTTCTGTGCATCTGAGTTAAACTGGGAAAAAGAAGCATTCTCGGCAGATCAGATCAAGTACTGGATGGGAGTTGATCATTACATCGGTGGTATCGAACACGCAATTTTACACCTTTTATATGCAAGATTTTTTACGAAAGTTTTCCGTGATTTAGGATACTTAGAGTTTGATGAACCGTTTGACAGACTACTTACTCAAGGGATGGTGCTTAAAGATGGTGCAAAAATGTCAAAATCTAAAGGTAACACGGTAGATCCAGATGAGCTGATCGCAAAATATGGAGCTGATACTGCAAGACTTTTCATCCTTTTTGCAGCACCGCCGACTCAAGAGTTAGAGTGGAACGACAGCGGGGTAGAGGGTGCGTTTAGATTTATTAAACGTTTTTACGAGAGATCAACAAACGTAGTAGCAACTGATACTATCCCGTCAATCGATCATGCGAGCCTTTCTAAAGAGGAAAAATTCGCACGTAAAAAAGTGTACGAGGCATTAAAACGTTCGGAAGAAGTTTATAACGAAAGATACACTTTTAACACTATGATCGCAGGTGTTATGGAAGCTATGAATGCTTTAAATGCACAAGAAAATTCTGATGTTTGGACGGAAGCTTACTGGATCTTTACATCTATTTTAGAGCCTGTAATTCCTCACACTAGTTGGGAGATTTCAGAGAAGTTCTTTAACCTGAATAACCTAAACGTACAAACAGTACTTGAAGAGGTATTTGTTGAAGACAGCATTACACTCGGTGTATCTGTAAACGGTAAAAACCGTGGAGAGATCGAAGTGGCAAAAGATGCAAGCAAAGAAGATATGCTCTTAGCCGCAAAAGAGGTTGTTGCTAAATGGCTAGAAGGTAAAGAGATCGTAAAAGAGATCGTAGTACCTAATAAGCTGGTAAATATTGTAATTAAAGGCTAA
- a CDS encoding bactofilin family protein, whose protein sequence is MAIFNNSDVPDNISTDSNTTIITTGAKIKGELELSCNLYIDGILEGNINSTKEVNVGKNGHIKGEIVTERLVVQGFVEGTIDAQRVEIKAAGHVSGEIKSSELVIEAKGIFEGNSIIKNDATI, encoded by the coding sequence ATGGCAATCTTTAATAACAGCGACGTCCCGGATAACATATCAACCGATTCTAACACAACCATCATCACAACTGGCGCAAAAATAAAAGGGGAGTTAGAACTCTCTTGCAATCTATATATAGATGGTATTTTAGAAGGTAATATAAACTCAACAAAAGAAGTAAATGTTGGGAAAAACGGTCACATAAAAGGTGAAATAGTTACCGAAAGACTTGTTGTTCAAGGATTTGTTGAAGGCACTATTGATGCACAAAGAGTTGAGATTAAAGCTGCAGGACATGTAAGCGGTGAGATCAAGTCAAGTGAATTAGTGATTGAAGCTAAGGGAATTTTTGAAGGAAACTCGATCATAAAAAATGACGCAACTATATAA
- the secF gene encoding protein translocase subunit SecF has translation MEFFKYTRPFNFMGKSKFAAVISIVLILASYALLATKGLNYGVDFAGGTIVQVKYDTTAPIDEMRKKLEGNEVFANASITEFGSPDEVVIRLKTTTGSVTTDIGDLTREALKGTGNYEVRRVDIVGPKVGNELREKGIMAMLLAIAGILIYVAFRFEWRFAVASIFALIHDVSIALGAVSLSGIDVNLDVLAALLTLLGYSLNDTIIVFDRIREGIETSKKTVLAEIINESVTRTLARTTLTSLTTFFVVLTLFLFGGEIIHPFAFTLLVGIIVGTYSSIFVASPVLMWFGFSVQNYHEKLAQKAKREAEKNRMREQFESGVM, from the coding sequence ATGGAATTTTTTAAATATACAAGACCATTTAACTTTATGGGCAAATCAAAATTTGCTGCAGTTATCTCGATCGTATTGATTTTAGCTTCGTATGCATTACTTGCTACAAAAGGTTTAAACTACGGTGTTGATTTTGCCGGCGGTACAATTGTTCAAGTAAAATACGACACAACTGCACCGATTGACGAGATGCGTAAAAAGCTTGAAGGCAACGAAGTGTTTGCAAACGCTTCTATCACTGAATTTGGTTCACCTGATGAGGTTGTAATCCGTCTGAAAACTACAACAGGAAGTGTGACGACAGATATCGGTGATCTTACTCGTGAGGCTCTAAAAGGGACTGGAAACTATGAAGTACGCCGTGTAGATATCGTTGGCCCTAAAGTTGGTAATGAACTTAGAGAAAAAGGGATCATGGCGATGCTACTTGCTATTGCCGGGATCTTAATCTATGTAGCATTTAGATTTGAATGGCGTTTTGCGGTTGCTTCTATCTTCGCATTGATTCATGACGTTTCAATCGCTCTTGGAGCAGTAAGCCTTTCTGGAATTGATGTAAACCTTGATGTTTTAGCAGCATTGCTTACACTTCTTGGATACTCGCTTAACGACACAATTATCGTCTTTGACCGTATCCGTGAAGGGATTGAAACAAGTAAGAAAACAGTACTTGCTGAGATTATCAATGAGTCTGTTACAAGAACATTGGCACGTACGACACTAACGTCACTTACGACTTTCTTTGTTGTACTGACTCTATTCTTATTTGGCGGTGAGATTATTCACCCATTTGCATTTACCTTATTAGTAGGTATAATTGTAGGTACATACTCATCTATCTTTGTTGCTTCTCCGGTATTGATGTGGTTTGGCTTTAGCGTTCAAAACTATCATGAGAAGTTGGCACAAAAAGCAAAAAGAGAAGCTGAGAAAAACAGAATGCGCGAGCAATTCGAATCTGGTGTGATGTAA
- a CDS encoding GGDEF domain-containing protein has product MTIQTIINNTIKRLKDEGKLLTPDHYTEAFCKEAKKANMSIEDCAHLARYKEMLNKELQKDLQNYRLNTMNEFVRFLISKINRTNKTLCADTLEAQTHLSKRILQVIEVLHNKEASELAHKTIDMMENAPKPEQLDNYRQRWVNFITTYDDTFLQKLKYLGELDTTDLRKSIESLRELDASVQNSDVDFEKISKLLVASFVPSIASSVNDTIAGLSNRIISNPALLENSDIASEIKSAIALRIALDKESVKEMIESIDGVLDKLSIRLIDMIEKSDNSNNEIQTIKKELESYNEKTITNFTLAHKKLFTIAVALEKNTATLSSELKSHNRSVLEMSQKIKELEDELENVKKESKEDFLTKLYNKRALDEFLELKEGEFKRYMRNFSIVMFDLDHFKQVNDNFGHEAGDAVLGAFGKILKKECRNVDIIGRYGGEEFMAILGDTDLEGSVIFANKVREHVARSKFMYKGERIEVTVSAGAAERKDYVSLKDTINDADKLLYLAKKNGRDRVESKQ; this is encoded by the coding sequence ATGACAATACAAACGATCATAAACAATACGATCAAACGTTTGAAAGATGAAGGGAAACTTTTAACTCCCGATCATTACACTGAGGCTTTTTGTAAAGAAGCGAAAAAAGCAAATATGAGTATTGAAGATTGTGCCCATCTTGCAAGATACAAAGAGATGCTCAATAAAGAGCTGCAAAAAGATCTTCAAAACTACCGTCTTAATACTATGAATGAGTTTGTAAGGTTTTTAATCTCTAAGATAAACAGAACAAACAAAACATTATGTGCAGACACTTTAGAAGCGCAAACTCACCTGAGTAAAAGAATTTTACAAGTTATTGAGGTTTTACATAATAAAGAAGCAAGTGAGCTCGCACATAAAACTATCGATATGATGGAAAATGCTCCAAAGCCTGAACAACTTGATAACTACAGACAACGTTGGGTGAATTTTATCACTACTTATGACGATACTTTTTTACAAAAACTCAAATATCTCGGAGAACTTGATACCACTGATCTTAGAAAGTCAATAGAGAGTTTAAGGGAGCTTGATGCGAGTGTTCAAAATAGTGACGTTGATTTTGAAAAAATCTCCAAACTTCTTGTAGCGTCATTTGTACCTTCCATCGCATCAAGTGTAAACGACACGATAGCAGGGCTTAGCAATAGAATTATCTCCAATCCTGCACTTTTGGAAAATAGTGATATCGCTTCTGAGATTAAATCTGCAATTGCTCTTAGAATTGCTCTGGATAAAGAGAGTGTTAAAGAGATGATCGAATCTATTGACGGGGTTTTAGATAAACTCTCTATCCGTTTAATCGATATGATTGAAAAATCGGACAACTCAAATAATGAGATCCAGACAATTAAAAAAGAGTTAGAGTCTTACAACGAAAAAACAATCACTAACTTTACATTGGCACATAAAAAACTTTTTACGATCGCTGTGGCTTTGGAGAAAAATACCGCTACACTCAGTAGTGAACTCAAATCACACAATAGAAGTGTTTTGGAGATGAGCCAAAAGATCAAAGAGCTTGAAGACGAGCTTGAAAACGTAAAAAAAGAATCGAAAGAGGATTTTTTAACAAAACTCTATAACAAAAGAGCTTTAGATGAGTTCTTGGAGCTTAAAGAGGGTGAGTTTAAAAGGTATATGAGAAACTTTAGCATTGTTATGTTTGACCTTGACCACTTTAAGCAGGTTAATGATAACTTTGGGCATGAAGCGGGTGATGCAGTGCTGGGAGCCTTTGGAAAGATACTGAAAAAAGAGTGCAGAAACGTAGATATCATTGGGCGTTACGGCGGTGAAGAGTTTATGGCTATTTTAGGCGATACAGATCTAGAAGGTAGTGTGATCTTTGCCAACAAGGTACGTGAACATGTCGCAAGATCGAAGTTTATGTACAAGGGTGAGCGTATTGAAGTAACTGTGAGTGCGGGTGCTGCAGAGAGAAAAGATTATGTCTCTTTAAAAGATACGATAAACGATGCAGATAAACTTTTATATCTTGCTAAGAAAAACGGAAGAGACAGAGTGGAGTCAAAACAATAG
- a CDS encoding DUF6394 family protein — protein sequence MDWGKVVYVFFSLMSLTSIAGFLYENTAVSLFIAASLNLVSTILKIGVRNLLSAELLASSLVADLHLIPAFIFLVIVGDDTWAIALAIGALIANVFSMGLVYIESSKTHEEY from the coding sequence ATGGATTGGGGTAAAGTAGTATACGTATTTTTTTCGTTAATGAGTTTAACGTCAATTGCGGGGTTTTTATATGAGAACACTGCAGTTTCACTGTTTATTGCGGCAAGTTTAAACCTTGTTTCAACAATTTTAAAAATCGGAGTGAGAAACCTACTTTCTGCAGAGCTTCTTGCATCTTCATTAGTAGCTGATTTACACCTTATACCGGCGTTTATCTTTTTAGTAATTGTCGGTGATGACACGTGGGCTATTGCACTTGCAATCGGTGCACTTATCGCAAACGTATTTTCTATGGGACTTGTGTATATTGAGAGTTCCAAAACACACGAAGAATATTAG
- a CDS encoding M23 family metallopeptidase, translating into MNKHFTITIHDDNGVRQFNLHKFVKKALYYAAIFLLTLAMIAVATILYLNSAVDSMQMKKDGIEKAYKELEVQNSELLSSMQETQKSLHVKKQELEELSDSLTEIEQMIGLKPINEESLEERVSLAKLSSSQRLTLLNLLPSGSPIEYKGITSKYGYRIHPTLNRKEFHRGTDLKAPMNTAIYATADGVVEWAGMHKSSGYGRLIILEHVYGFKSYFGHLNKIVIKSGQFVKKGQLIGYTGNSGMSNGPHLHYEIRFIHRVLNPYYFIKWTQQNYNEIFDKEKKVPWQSLITATSRITYQPILTQPSSQLAQK; encoded by the coding sequence GTGAATAAACATTTTACTATAACGATTCATGACGATAACGGTGTACGACAATTTAATCTTCATAAATTTGTAAAAAAAGCGCTCTATTATGCAGCGATTTTTTTACTGACATTGGCGATGATTGCAGTAGCTACAATCTTATATCTAAACAGTGCAGTTGACTCGATGCAGATGAAAAAAGATGGAATTGAAAAGGCATATAAAGAGTTAGAGGTGCAAAACTCTGAACTTTTATCGAGTATGCAAGAGACACAAAAGTCTTTACATGTAAAAAAGCAGGAGTTAGAAGAGCTCTCTGATTCACTTACAGAGATTGAGCAGATGATAGGGCTTAAACCTATTAATGAAGAGAGTTTAGAAGAGAGGGTAAGTTTGGCAAAACTTAGCTCTTCACAACGCTTAACACTGTTAAATCTTCTCCCTAGCGGTTCACCGATTGAATATAAAGGGATTACAAGTAAGTATGGCTATAGAATCCATCCAACTTTAAACAGAAAAGAGTTTCACAGGGGAACTGACCTAAAAGCACCAATGAATACAGCAATTTATGCAACTGCTGATGGAGTTGTAGAGTGGGCAGGTATGCATAAAAGCAGTGGCTATGGAAGGCTTATTATTCTTGAACATGTGTATGGATTTAAGTCTTACTTCGGACATTTAAATAAAATTGTGATAAAATCCGGTCAATTTGTAAAAAAAGGGCAATTAATCGGCTATACTGGCAACTCAGGTATGAGTAACGGTCCCCATTTACATTATGAGATTCGTTTTATACACAGGGTTTTAAATCCATACTATTTTATTAAATGGACACAACAAAACTACAACGAAATTTTTGATAAGGAGAAAAAAGTTCCATGGCAATCTTTAATAACAGCGACGTCCCGGATAACATATCAACCGATTCTAACACAACCATCATCACAACTGGCGCAAAAATAA
- a CDS encoding DEAD/DEAH box helicase, giving the protein MTQLYNYFKTSKGDLEVLVCEDLKESHELESVAKFFNQDVLVFPDFRAARGDDLRSYKEELQELLNKLRLYYGAKKKPLVISPLKTLLFELPKAEYLDSLKLEFGGEIDLNSFKETMLHWGYTFVDMVQVEGEISHRGDILDIFIPSTSNPIRISLFDVEIEQIKEFDLDTQRTTGEELDSIEVSSAFFALDEQKFNELNEKIENSEYDALSRDIASLGFWHLDEMAENFLENKKVKLSRNLDDLLKDAYGINNPTISRACFELELLEENDDIKELVVADVTQLLKVHKEKKITIIAANKATIKQAGIYDTTNINIVEAPYILNVITPDEVVISLNKPDKKRRRRKSSILLDDLKAGDYVVHEEYGVGIFEKIEQAEILGGVKDFVVIKYVGDDKILLPVENLDYIDRYIASGGGVPVLDRLGKGSFGKLKEKVRKRLLEIAGQIVNIAAARALIKAPKISIDQKTLKEFQALSGFEYTDDQTQSINEIISQMSSGKIMDRLLSGDVGFGKTEVALNTIYAAYKSGYQSAFIVPTTLLSSQHFRSLDERFHDLGIRYAKLDRFVSTKDKNNIIKALASGDLDCVVGTHALFGLEFKSLGVVIVDEEHKFGVKQKEKIKELYHNVHMLSMSATPIPRSLNQALSSIKTMSQLLTPPSERQGVRTFVKEYDEKLIKEVILRELRRGGQVFYVHNSIDHMPIKMGEIKAILPDLRILMLHSKISAVQTEKELLKFEAGEYDMMIATSIIESGIHMPRVNTIIVDGADRFGIADLHQLRGRVGRGHIEGFAYFIVENKEKLTDEAKKRLLALESNSFLGSGSVLAHHDLEIRGGGNLVGDAQSGHIKNIGYSLYLRMLEDAIKELSNTVDDKKMKVDIKLTISAYLSEDIVQEDRLRLDIYRRLSQCEEAVEIYEIEEELIDRFGELDIPTKQFIEMMVIKLLALEKKIKTIMNYGQNITFTYLNDSKETIKSDSKDDDDIIKATLFYLRNNKPKVL; this is encoded by the coding sequence ATGACGCAACTATATAACTATTTTAAAACTTCTAAGGGTGATTTAGAAGTTTTAGTCTGTGAAGACCTCAAAGAATCACATGAGTTAGAGAGTGTAGCAAAGTTCTTTAATCAAGATGTGTTAGTCTTCCCGGATTTTCGTGCCGCACGTGGTGATGATCTGCGTTCTTACAAAGAGGAGCTCCAAGAGCTTTTAAATAAGCTGCGACTCTATTACGGTGCGAAAAAAAAGCCTCTTGTTATCTCTCCGCTTAAAACTTTACTATTTGAACTTCCTAAAGCAGAGTATTTAGACTCTTTAAAACTTGAGTTCGGCGGTGAAATAGATCTGAATTCATTTAAAGAGACGATGCTGCATTGGGGCTATACCTTTGTAGATATGGTGCAGGTTGAAGGGGAGATCTCTCACCGTGGAGATATTCTCGATATATTCATCCCCTCTACAAGCAATCCTATCAGAATTTCTCTTTTTGATGTCGAAATTGAACAGATAAAAGAGTTTGATCTTGATACTCAGAGAACTACAGGGGAGGAGTTAGATTCTATAGAGGTTAGCAGTGCCTTTTTTGCCCTTGATGAACAAAAGTTCAATGAGCTAAACGAGAAGATTGAAAACAGCGAGTATGATGCGCTCTCTCGTGATATAGCTTCACTTGGTTTTTGGCATCTTGATGAGATGGCTGAGAACTTTTTAGAAAATAAAAAAGTGAAACTCTCACGTAACTTAGATGACCTGCTTAAAGATGCTTACGGTATTAACAATCCGACTATCTCCAGAGCATGTTTTGAGCTTGAGCTCTTAGAAGAAAACGATGATATAAAAGAACTTGTAGTTGCCGATGTGACACAACTGCTAAAAGTTCATAAAGAGAAAAAGATCACTATTATCGCGGCAAACAAAGCAACGATCAAACAAGCAGGGATTTACGATACAACAAACATAAATATTGTTGAAGCGCCTTATATATTAAATGTAATTACACCTGATGAGGTGGTAATATCTCTAAACAAACCTGATAAAAAGCGCCGTCGCCGTAAAAGCTCTATTTTACTTGATGACCTAAAAGCGGGTGATTATGTAGTTCATGAAGAGTACGGTGTAGGTATCTTTGAGAAGATCGAACAAGCAGAAATACTTGGCGGTGTAAAAGATTTTGTCGTAATCAAGTATGTGGGTGATGACAAGATCCTTTTACCTGTTGAGAACTTGGATTACATTGACCGCTACATTGCAAGCGGTGGGGGTGTTCCGGTACTCGATCGTCTTGGTAAAGGAAGTTTCGGAAAACTCAAAGAGAAAGTTCGTAAACGTCTTTTAGAGATTGCAGGTCAGATTGTAAATATTGCTGCAGCTCGTGCCCTTATTAAAGCACCGAAAATCTCAATAGATCAAAAAACCTTAAAAGAGTTTCAAGCACTCAGCGGATTTGAATATACAGATGATCAAACGCAGTCAATCAATGAGATTATCTCACAGATGTCAAGCGGAAAAATCATGGATAGACTTTTAAGCGGGGATGTAGGTTTTGGGAAAACGGAAGTCGCACTCAATACTATCTATGCTGCGTATAAGTCAGGATATCAATCGGCTTTTATTGTTCCGACTACACTACTTTCTTCACAGCACTTTAGAAGTTTGGATGAACGTTTTCATGATCTTGGAATCCGTTATGCAAAGCTTGACCGTTTTGTATCTACAAAAGATAAAAACAACATCATCAAAGCGCTTGCAAGCGGTGACCTTGACTGTGTAGTGGGTACACATGCACTTTTTGGTTTAGAGTTTAAAAGCCTAGGTGTGGTAATTGTAGATGAGGAACACAAGTTCGGTGTAAAACAAAAAGAGAAGATTAAAGAGCTGTACCATAATGTGCATATGCTCTCTATGTCTGCAACTCCAATTCCAAGATCGCTTAATCAGGCGCTGAGTTCGATCAAAACTATGTCTCAGCTCTTAACGCCTCCGAGTGAGCGTCAGGGTGTCCGTACCTTTGTTAAAGAGTATGACGAGAAGCTGATCAAAGAGGTAATACTTCGTGAGCTTCGCCGTGGTGGACAGGTGTTTTACGTTCATAACTCGATTGATCATATGCCGATCAAGATGGGTGAGATTAAAGCGATTTTACCTGACCTTCGTATATTGATGTTGCACTCAAAAATTTCGGCAGTTCAGACCGAAAAGGAACTACTGAAGTTTGAAGCGGGCGAGTACGATATGATGATCGCCACTTCAATTATTGAGAGTGGTATCCATATGCCTAGAGTAAATACGATCATTGTTGATGGTGCTGATCGTTTCGGTATAGCAGATCTGCACCAGCTTCGCGGACGTGTAGGGCGTGGGCATATTGAAGGGTTTGCTTACTTTATCGTAGAGAACAAAGAGAAGCTTACAGATGAGGCGAAAAAACGTCTCTTAGCACTAGAGTCTAACTCATTCCTAGGAAGCGGTTCAGTACTGGCTCACCACGATTTAGAGATTCGTGGGGGCGGAAACTTGGTTGGTGATGCACAAAGCGGACATATTAAAAATATCGGTTACTCTCTCTATCTTAGAATGTTGGAAGATGCTATTAAAGAACTGAGCAATACGGTTGACGATAAGAAAATGAAAGTGGATATCAAGCTTACAATCTCTGCGTATCTTTCAGAAGATATTGTTCAAGAAGACCGTCTTCGTCTTGATATCTACAGACGTCTGTCACAGTGTGAAGAGGCTGTTGAGATCTATGAGATCGAAGAGGAACTTATAGATAGATTCGGAGAGCTTGATATCCCAACGAAACAGTTTATAGAGATGATGGTTATCAAACTTTTAGCATTAGAGAAAAAGATAAAAACTATTATGAATTACGGGCAAAATATTACGTTTACATATCTAAACGATTCTAAAGAAACGATCAAATCTGATTCTAAAGATGATGACGACATAATTAAAGCGACACTCTTTTATTTAAGAAACAATAAACCAAAGGTATTATAA
- a CDS encoding bifunctional folylpolyglutamate synthase/dihydrofolate synthase has protein sequence MLQQFLESKPLYYTEIDYTRMPRAYKSIKEQVKIPKIIHLIGTNGKGTTGRFLATALHKSGKKVLHYTSPHILKFNERIWIEGQDISDEYLDSLHIKLQKLLDKEFIDTLSYFEYTTFLALLAASDCEYLVLEAGLGGEHDATSVFPNILTLVTPIDKDHEAFLGNTINSIATTKLKAVQTKAILAKQKHTEVYDVARKLACENCFEVKKVEDYITSEDKEKIDSFAKENNLASYLVDNLSLSIAALKELGIEYNVNHFKNGKLFGRLTRLADNILVDVGHNALAAESIAKSLKGSKYTLVYNSYKDKDYRNILEILKPIIQEVLLIDVDDQRIEEKEKIEAVLETFTIPYKKFETLESERSYLVFGSFSVVEAFLKVYRE, from the coding sequence GTGTTACAACAGTTTTTAGAATCAAAACCGCTATATTATACAGAGATAGACTATACGCGTATGCCACGTGCCTACAAGTCTATAAAAGAGCAGGTAAAAATCCCTAAAATTATCCATTTAATCGGAACTAACGGAAAAGGGACAACGGGGCGTTTTTTAGCTACGGCTTTACATAAAAGCGGTAAAAAAGTTCTCCATTATACATCGCCCCATATTTTAAAGTTTAACGAGCGTATTTGGATTGAGGGACAAGATATAAGTGACGAGTATTTAGATTCACTGCATATAAAGCTCCAAAAGCTTCTAGATAAAGAGTTTATAGATACTCTGAGCTATTTCGAATACACAACGTTCCTTGCTCTTTTAGCTGCATCAGATTGTGAATATCTGGTGCTTGAAGCGGGTCTTGGCGGTGAGCATGATGCAACATCAGTATTTCCAAATATTTTAACCCTTGTAACTCCGATCGATAAAGATCATGAAGCTTTTTTGGGAAATACAATAAACTCTATCGCTACAACTAAATTAAAAGCGGTACAAACGAAAGCTATTTTGGCTAAACAGAAACATACTGAGGTGTATGATGTCGCAAGGAAGCTCGCATGTGAGAACTGCTTTGAAGTGAAAAAAGTTGAAGATTATATAACCTCAGAAGATAAAGAGAAGATCGACTCCTTTGCCAAAGAGAATAACTTAGCAAGCTACTTGGTTGATAATCTCTCTTTAAGTATCGCTGCGTTAAAAGAGCTTGGAATCGAGTACAATGTAAATCACTTTAAAAACGGAAAGCTTTTTGGAAGACTCACACGCTTAGCAGATAATATTTTGGTTGACGTGGGGCATAATGCTTTAGCTGCAGAATCTATTGCAAAAAGTTTAAAAGGTTCAAAATATACTTTAGTGTATAATAGCTACAAAGATAAAGATTACAGAAATATTTTAGAGATTTTAAAACCGATAATTCAAGAGGTATTGCTCATTGATGTTGATGATCAAAGAATTGAAGAAAAAGAAAAAATAGAAGCTGTCTTAGAAACTTTTACAATCCCATATAAAAAATTTGAAACACTCGAGAGTGAACGTTCATATCTTGTATTTGGTTCATTTAGCGTAGTGGAGGCATTTTTAAAGGTGTATCGTGAATAA